Genomic window (Candidatus Binataceae bacterium):
GCCGGTGCCTATTCAGTGGAGGCGGCCAATCCCCGCCATGAGCATGAATGGAAGCTTTGGCGGGAGACCAAGTTGCCTGCGGACAAGATTCTGATTCCTGGTGTGGTGAGCCACGCCAGCAACGTAGTCGAGCATCCCGAGCTCGTGGCCGATCGAATCGTCCAGTACGCCAAGTTGGTGGGGCGCGAGAATGTAATCGCAGGCACCGATTGTGGGATGGGCGGCCGGGTCCATCCGCAGATAGCCAGGGCTAAGCTTAAGGCGCTGGCCGAAGGCGCGGCCCTGGCCAGCCGCGAGCTTTGGGGCTAGCGGCTAAAAGCTGTAGCGCTTGCCCACGGCCAACGGAGCCAGGGCCGCGTCGCCAAAAGCGCTGGCCAAGGCCACGGTCGCGCGCCATCCGGTGCAATGGCCGGTGGCGATCACGGCCAGCTCGAATTGCGCGAGGGCGGTCACGGTATCGGCAATAATGTTTTCATTGGGGCCCGACAAGTGCAGGCCGCCAGCCACCGCGTAAAGCGGGACCGCGGGAAAGCATTCGCGTGCATGACTTAGCACGTTGATAACCCCGGCGTGCGAGCAGGCCGTGAATACCACCAGCCCCTTGTCCTTTACCTGTACCGCCAGGAAGCGTTCATCGCGCAACCAGGGATCGGGTTCCCATTGGCCGGCGGCGCTTTTTTGATAATGGGCCGGCAGCCCTTTTTCGAAGGGAGTTACCCGCGGAATCTCGCCGCTTACAAAGAACATTCCGTCCAGAAAAGTCGCGCTCTCAGTTAGAGTCAAAACTCTAGCCCCGCGCGCCGCCAGCGCCGGCGGCTTGGGCACGTCCTTGGTGGGTAAAAAGCCGCCGCTGGGAAGGCGGCGCGCGCGGCGGCCGAACATCCCC
Coding sequences:
- a CDS encoding MBL fold metallo-hydrolase, which produces GMFGRRARRLPSGGFLPTKDVPKPPALAARGARVLTLTESATFLDGMFFVSGEIPRVTPFEKGLPAHYQKSAAGQWEPDPWLRDERFLAVQVKDKGLVVFTACSHAGVINVLSHARECFPAVPLYAVAGGLHLSGPNENIIADTVTALAQFELAVIATGHCTGWRATVALASAFGDAALAPLAVGKRYSF